Proteins encoded in a region of the Carassius gibelio isolate Cgi1373 ecotype wild population from Czech Republic chromosome B5, carGib1.2-hapl.c, whole genome shotgun sequence genome:
- the rufy3 gene encoding protein RUFY3 isoform X5, which yields MNMAKLSIKGLIESALNLGRTLDSDYAPLQQFFVVMEHCLKHGLKSKKTFLGQNKSFWGPLELVEKLTPEAGEITASVKDLPGLKTPLGRGRAWLRLALMQKKLSDYMKTIINRKDLLSEFYEPNALMMEEEGAVIAGLLVGLNVIDANLCMKGEDLDSQVGVIDFSMYLKDSTHSSKSTEGDGQITAILDQKNYVEELNRHLSASVNNLQAKVDALEKSNTKLTEELAVANNRIITLQEDLERVKEESSYFVESNRKASGADGTANGQVLGETRKQLKEETQLRLDVEKELEVQIGMKQEMELSMKMLEKDICEKHDALVELRQQLDEMRTLNHELSIKSQGSEAGAKQKNDIISRLEEKTNQMGSIIKQLESRCKKAERERDLADEANRLFKQEFGDKIESLQEEVEQLRRQRWLLEQELRKWRENPGGHIPEALLGKTPPQRDMRQHVEDIRRELESVKKENDTLRCAFEEKSSPSSSLTLSHEDKQDQSLCKVTDPIICPMCENQDSLTTPKRQCKNCSGVFCENCMANELPLPSSINPEHVCDICYSQLLQQYSSSPS from the exons ATGAACATGGCCAAGCTCAGCATCAAGGGCTTGATTGAGTCTGCACTGAACCTGGGCCGCACACTGGACTCTGACTATGCCCCACTGCAGCAGTTTTTTGTCGTCATGGAGCACTGTCTGAAACACGGACTTAAAA gtaagaAGACGTTCCTTGGCCAGAATAAGTCTTTTTGGGGTCCTCTGGAACTGGTAGAAAAGTTGACTCCAGAAGCTGGTGAGATCACAGCCAGCGTCAAAGACCTTCCTGGGCTCaa AACCCCATTAGGAAGAGGCAGAGCATGGCTTCGTCTGGCCTTAATGCAGAAAAAGCTCTCAGACTACATGAAGACCATCATCAACCGAAAAGACCTACTAAG TGAATTCTATGAGCCCAATGCTCTTATGATGGAGGAGGAAGGAGCTGTGATCGCTGGGCTGTTGGTGGGCCTGAATGTCATTGATGCTAACTTGTGTATGAAAGGGGAAGATTTAGACTCACAG GTTGGAGTCATAGATTTTTCCATGTATCTAAAAGATAGCACGCACAGCAGCAAAAGCACAGAAGG TGATGGACAGATCACGGCTATTCTTGACCAGAAGAATTACGTTGAGGAACTGAACAGACATTTAAG TGCGTCAGTGAATAACTTGCAAGCCAAAGTGGATGCACTGGAAAAATCCAACACAAAACTTACAGAGGAG CTTGCTGTGGCAAACAACAGGATCATCACTCTGCAGGAGGATCTGGAAAGGGTGAAGGAGGAAAGCTCTTACTTTGTGGAGTCTAATCGCAAG GCATCAGGGGCAGATGGTACCGCAAACGGTCAAGTGCTTGGAGAAACACGCAAACAGCTCAAAGAGGAAACTCAGCTCAGACTG GATGTCGAGAAGGAGTTGGAGGTGCAGATAGGGATGAAGCAAGAGATGGAGCTGTCCATGAAGATGCTAGAGAAGGACATCTGTGAAAAACACGATGCTTTGGTGGAGCTCAGACAGCAGCTAGATGAAATGCGTACACTCAACCATGAGCTCTCCATTAAGTCACAG GGCTCAGAGGCCGGTGCAAAACAGAAAAATGACATCATCAGCCGCTTGGAGGAGAAAACAAACCAGATGGGGAGCATTATTAAACAGCTGGAGAGCAG ATGTAAGAAGGCGGAACGAGAGCGGGACCTGGCTGACGAGGCCAATCGACTCTTCAAGCAGGAGTTTGGAGACAAGATTGAGAGTCTGCAGGAAGAGGTGGAGCAGTTACGCAGACAGCG ATGGCTTTTGGAACAAGAGCTCCGGAAATGGCGCGAGAACCCTGGAGGCCACATACCTGAAGCTCTGTTAGGAAAAACCCCACCTCAGAGAGACATGAGACAGCATGTGGAGGACATCAGAAGG gAGTTAGAGtctgttaaaaaagaaaatgatacatTGCGTTGTGCATTTGAGGAAAAGTCAAGTCCGAGTTCCAGTTT GACGCTGTCACATGAAGATAAACAG GACCAGTCTCTTTGTAAAGTCACTGACCCTATCATCTGCCCGATGTGTGAAAACCAAGACTCTCTGACTACACCCAAG AGGCAATGTAAGAACTGCAGTGGTGTGTTCTGTGAGAACTGCATGGCCAATGAACTTCCTCTGCCCTCCTCCATCAACCCTGAACACGTGTGTGACATTTGCTACTCACAGTTACTGCAGCAGTACTCGTCCTCCCCTTCCTGA
- the rufy3 gene encoding protein RUFY3 isoform X3: protein MSDLMPQSEAPTPTTDKITQAARETIYLCNFRVSVDGEWLCLRELNDISLTPDPEPSHEDSWEDFTDLVEQMQMLDEFKDPKDPIVIERLNLMNMAKLSIKGLIESALNLGRTLDSDYAPLQQFFVVMEHCLKHGLKSKKTFLGQNKSFWGPLELVEKLTPEAGEITASVKDLPGLKTPLGRGRAWLRLALMQKKLSDYMKTIINRKDLLSEFYEPNALMMEEEGAVIAGLLVGLNVIDANLCMKGEDLDSQVGVIDFSMYLKDSTHSSKSTEGDGQITAILDQKNYVEELNRHLSASVNNLQAKVDALEKSNTKLTEELAVANNRIITLQEDLERVKEESSYFVESNRKASGADGTANGQVLGETRKQLKEETQLRLDVEKELEVQIGMKQEMELSMKMLEKDICEKHDALVELRQQLDEMRTLNHELSIKSQGSEAGAKQKNDIISRLEEKTNQMGSIIKQLESRCKKAERERDLADEANRLFKQEFGDKIESLQEEVEQLRRQRWLLEQELRKWRENPGGHIPEALLGKTPPQRDMRQHVEDIRRELESVKKENDTLRCAFEEKSSPSSSLTLSHEDKQDQSLCKVTDPIICPMCENQDSLTTPKRQCKNCSGVFCENCMANELPLPSSINPEHVCDICYSQLLQQYSSSPS, encoded by the exons ATGTCTGATCTGATGCCCCAGAGCGAGGCCCCCACTCCCACTACTGACAAGATCACACAGGCTGCCAGAGAGACCATCTACCTATGCAACTTCCGCGTGTCGGTGGATGGCGAATGGCTGTGCCTGCGCGAGCTCAACGACATCTCGCTAACGCCAGATCCCGAGCCGTCTCATGAAG ACTCATGGGAGGATTTCACAGATTTGGTGGAGCAAATGCAAATGCTTGATGAGTTTAAAG aTCCCAAGGACCCCATTGTCATAGAGAGGCTTAACCTGATGAACATGGCCAAGCTCAGCATCAAGGGCTTGATTGAGTCTGCACTGAACCTGGGCCGCACACTGGACTCTGACTATGCCCCACTGCAGCAGTTTTTTGTCGTCATGGAGCACTGTCTGAAACACGGACTTAAAA gtaagaAGACGTTCCTTGGCCAGAATAAGTCTTTTTGGGGTCCTCTGGAACTGGTAGAAAAGTTGACTCCAGAAGCTGGTGAGATCACAGCCAGCGTCAAAGACCTTCCTGGGCTCaa AACCCCATTAGGAAGAGGCAGAGCATGGCTTCGTCTGGCCTTAATGCAGAAAAAGCTCTCAGACTACATGAAGACCATCATCAACCGAAAAGACCTACTAAG TGAATTCTATGAGCCCAATGCTCTTATGATGGAGGAGGAAGGAGCTGTGATCGCTGGGCTGTTGGTGGGCCTGAATGTCATTGATGCTAACTTGTGTATGAAAGGGGAAGATTTAGACTCACAG GTTGGAGTCATAGATTTTTCCATGTATCTAAAAGATAGCACGCACAGCAGCAAAAGCACAGAAGG TGATGGACAGATCACGGCTATTCTTGACCAGAAGAATTACGTTGAGGAACTGAACAGACATTTAAG TGCGTCAGTGAATAACTTGCAAGCCAAAGTGGATGCACTGGAAAAATCCAACACAAAACTTACAGAGGAG CTTGCTGTGGCAAACAACAGGATCATCACTCTGCAGGAGGATCTGGAAAGGGTGAAGGAGGAAAGCTCTTACTTTGTGGAGTCTAATCGCAAG GCATCAGGGGCAGATGGTACCGCAAACGGTCAAGTGCTTGGAGAAACACGCAAACAGCTCAAAGAGGAAACTCAGCTCAGACTG GATGTCGAGAAGGAGTTGGAGGTGCAGATAGGGATGAAGCAAGAGATGGAGCTGTCCATGAAGATGCTAGAGAAGGACATCTGTGAAAAACACGATGCTTTGGTGGAGCTCAGACAGCAGCTAGATGAAATGCGTACACTCAACCATGAGCTCTCCATTAAGTCACAG GGCTCAGAGGCCGGTGCAAAACAGAAAAATGACATCATCAGCCGCTTGGAGGAGAAAACAAACCAGATGGGGAGCATTATTAAACAGCTGGAGAGCAG ATGTAAGAAGGCGGAACGAGAGCGGGACCTGGCTGACGAGGCCAATCGACTCTTCAAGCAGGAGTTTGGAGACAAGATTGAGAGTCTGCAGGAAGAGGTGGAGCAGTTACGCAGACAGCG ATGGCTTTTGGAACAAGAGCTCCGGAAATGGCGCGAGAACCCTGGAGGCCACATACCTGAAGCTCTGTTAGGAAAAACCCCACCTCAGAGAGACATGAGACAGCATGTGGAGGACATCAGAAGG gAGTTAGAGtctgttaaaaaagaaaatgatacatTGCGTTGTGCATTTGAGGAAAAGTCAAGTCCGAGTTCCAGTTT GACGCTGTCACATGAAGATAAACAG GACCAGTCTCTTTGTAAAGTCACTGACCCTATCATCTGCCCGATGTGTGAAAACCAAGACTCTCTGACTACACCCAAG AGGCAATGTAAGAACTGCAGTGGTGTGTTCTGTGAGAACTGCATGGCCAATGAACTTCCTCTGCCCTCCTCCATCAACCCTGAACACGTGTGTGACATTTGCTACTCACAGTTACTGCAGCAGTACTCGTCCTCCCCTTCCTGA
- the LOC127957716 gene encoding MOB kinase activator 1B-like gives MGRRTFAREGSVLLECQGYYGSYTLLFTFQLSRYRTSVHFSSTANFPQEEMSFLFGSRSSKTFKPKKNIPEGSHQYELLKHAEATLGSGNLRMAVMLPDGEDLNEWVAVNTVDFFNQINMLYGTITDFCTEESCPLMSAGPKYEYHWADGTNIKKPIKCSAPKYIDYLMTWVQDQLDDETLFPSKIGVPFPKNFMSVAKTILKRLFRVYAHIYHQHFDSVIQLQEEAHLNTSFKHFIFFVQEFNLIDRKELAPLQELIEKLTSKDR, from the exons ATGGGAAGGAGAACTTTTGCACGGGAAGGATCAGTGTTGTTGGAGTGTCAAGGATATTACGGCTCATATACTTTGCTTTTCACCTTTCAGTTGTCAAGATATCGGACTAGTGTCCATTTCTCATCTACAGCGAATTTTCCTCAAGAAGAGATGAGCTTTTTATT TGGAAGCCGCTCATCAAAGACGTTCAAGCCGAAGAAGAACATTCCCGAGGGCTCACACCAGTATGAGCTTCTGAAGCATGCAGAGGCCACGCTGGGCAGCGGGAACCTGCGCATGGCTGTCATGCTGCCCGATGGAGAGGACCTCAATGAATGGGTGGCAGTCAACA CTGTGGACTTCTTTAATCAGATCAACATGCTGTATGGGACCATCACAGACTTCTGCACTGAGGAAAGCTGCCCACTAATGTCTGCTGGACCCAA GTATGAATATCACTGGGCCGATGGAACCAACATAAAAAAGCCAATTAAATGTTCAGCTCCGAAGTACATTGATTACCTGATGACTTGGGTCCAAGATCAGCTTGATGATGAGACACTTTTCCCTTCAAAAATAG GGGTCCCTTTCCCAAAGAATTTTATGTCTGTGGCCAAGACCATTTTGAAGAGACTCTTCCGTGTTTATGCTCACATCTACCATCAGCACTTTGACTCGGTCATCCAGCTGCAGGAGGAGGCGCACCTCAACACCTCCTTCAAGCACTTTATCTTCTTCGTTCAG GAGTTTAATTTGATTGATCGGAAGGAACTCGCACCCCTTCAGGAGCTGATTGAGAAGCTCACATCCAAGGACAGATAA
- the rufy3 gene encoding protein RUFY3 isoform X7, translating into MSDLMPQSEAPTPTTDKITQAARETIYLCNFRVSVDGEWLCLRELNDISLTPDPEPSHEDSWEDFTDLVEQMQMLDEFKDPKDPIVIERLNLMNMAKLSIKGLIESALNLGRTLDSDYAPLQQFFVVMEHCLKHGLKSKKTFLGQNKSFWGPLELVEKLTPEAGEITASVKDLPGLKTPLGRGRAWLRLALMQKKLSDYMKTIINRKDLLSEFYEPNALMMEEEGAVIAGLLVGLNVIDANLCMKGEDLDSQVGVIDFSMYLKDSTHSSKSTEGDGQITAILDQKNYVEELNRHLSASVNNLQAKVDALEKSNTKLTEELAVANNRIITLQEDLERVKEESSYFVESNRKASGADGTANGQVLGETRKQLKEETQLRLDVEKELEVQIGMKQEMELSMKMLEKDICEKHDALVELRQQLDEMRTLNHELSIKSQGSEAGAKQKNDIISRLEEKTNQMGSIIKQLESSEKDMAKQARSLNTVAGKLLQQQ; encoded by the exons ATGTCTGATCTGATGCCCCAGAGCGAGGCCCCCACTCCCACTACTGACAAGATCACACAGGCTGCCAGAGAGACCATCTACCTATGCAACTTCCGCGTGTCGGTGGATGGCGAATGGCTGTGCCTGCGCGAGCTCAACGACATCTCGCTAACGCCAGATCCCGAGCCGTCTCATGAAG ACTCATGGGAGGATTTCACAGATTTGGTGGAGCAAATGCAAATGCTTGATGAGTTTAAAG aTCCCAAGGACCCCATTGTCATAGAGAGGCTTAACCTGATGAACATGGCCAAGCTCAGCATCAAGGGCTTGATTGAGTCTGCACTGAACCTGGGCCGCACACTGGACTCTGACTATGCCCCACTGCAGCAGTTTTTTGTCGTCATGGAGCACTGTCTGAAACACGGACTTAAAA gtaagaAGACGTTCCTTGGCCAGAATAAGTCTTTTTGGGGTCCTCTGGAACTGGTAGAAAAGTTGACTCCAGAAGCTGGTGAGATCACAGCCAGCGTCAAAGACCTTCCTGGGCTCaa AACCCCATTAGGAAGAGGCAGAGCATGGCTTCGTCTGGCCTTAATGCAGAAAAAGCTCTCAGACTACATGAAGACCATCATCAACCGAAAAGACCTACTAAG TGAATTCTATGAGCCCAATGCTCTTATGATGGAGGAGGAAGGAGCTGTGATCGCTGGGCTGTTGGTGGGCCTGAATGTCATTGATGCTAACTTGTGTATGAAAGGGGAAGATTTAGACTCACAG GTTGGAGTCATAGATTTTTCCATGTATCTAAAAGATAGCACGCACAGCAGCAAAAGCACAGAAGG TGATGGACAGATCACGGCTATTCTTGACCAGAAGAATTACGTTGAGGAACTGAACAGACATTTAAG TGCGTCAGTGAATAACTTGCAAGCCAAAGTGGATGCACTGGAAAAATCCAACACAAAACTTACAGAGGAG CTTGCTGTGGCAAACAACAGGATCATCACTCTGCAGGAGGATCTGGAAAGGGTGAAGGAGGAAAGCTCTTACTTTGTGGAGTCTAATCGCAAG GCATCAGGGGCAGATGGTACCGCAAACGGTCAAGTGCTTGGAGAAACACGCAAACAGCTCAAAGAGGAAACTCAGCTCAGACTG GATGTCGAGAAGGAGTTGGAGGTGCAGATAGGGATGAAGCAAGAGATGGAGCTGTCCATGAAGATGCTAGAGAAGGACATCTGTGAAAAACACGATGCTTTGGTGGAGCTCAGACAGCAGCTAGATGAAATGCGTACACTCAACCATGAGCTCTCCATTAAGTCACAG GGCTCAGAGGCCGGTGCAAAACAGAAAAATGACATCATCAGCCGCTTGGAGGAGAAAACAAACCAGATGGGGAGCATTATTAAACAGCTGGAGAGCAG TGAGAAAGACATGGCTAAACAGGCACGAAGCTTGAACACAGTTGCAGGAAAACTCCTTCAGCAGCAATAA
- the rufy3 gene encoding protein RUFY3 isoform X8: MSDLMPQSEAPTPTTDKITQAARETIYLCNFRVSVDGEWLCLRELNDISLTPDPEPSHEDPKDPIVIERLNLMNMAKLSIKGLIESALNLGRTLDSDYAPLQQFFVVMEHCLKHGLKSKKTFLGQNKSFWGPLELVEKLTPEAGEITASVKDLPGLKTPLGRGRAWLRLALMQKKLSDYMKTIINRKDLLSEFYEPNALMMEEEGAVIAGLLVGLNVIDANLCMKGEDLDSQVGVIDFSMYLKDSTHSSKSTEGDGQITAILDQKNYVEELNRHLSASVNNLQAKVDALEKSNTKLTEELAVANNRIITLQEDLERVKEESSYFVESNRKASGADGTANGQVLGETRKQLKEETQLRLDVEKELEVQIGMKQEMELSMKMLEKDICEKHDALVELRQQLDEMRTLNHELSIKSQGSEAGAKQKNDIISRLEEKTNQMGSIIKQLESSEKDMAKQARSLNTVAGKLLQQQ, encoded by the exons ATGTCTGATCTGATGCCCCAGAGCGAGGCCCCCACTCCCACTACTGACAAGATCACACAGGCTGCCAGAGAGACCATCTACCTATGCAACTTCCGCGTGTCGGTGGATGGCGAATGGCTGTGCCTGCGCGAGCTCAACGACATCTCGCTAACGCCAGATCCCGAGCCGTCTCATGAAG aTCCCAAGGACCCCATTGTCATAGAGAGGCTTAACCTGATGAACATGGCCAAGCTCAGCATCAAGGGCTTGATTGAGTCTGCACTGAACCTGGGCCGCACACTGGACTCTGACTATGCCCCACTGCAGCAGTTTTTTGTCGTCATGGAGCACTGTCTGAAACACGGACTTAAAA gtaagaAGACGTTCCTTGGCCAGAATAAGTCTTTTTGGGGTCCTCTGGAACTGGTAGAAAAGTTGACTCCAGAAGCTGGTGAGATCACAGCCAGCGTCAAAGACCTTCCTGGGCTCaa AACCCCATTAGGAAGAGGCAGAGCATGGCTTCGTCTGGCCTTAATGCAGAAAAAGCTCTCAGACTACATGAAGACCATCATCAACCGAAAAGACCTACTAAG TGAATTCTATGAGCCCAATGCTCTTATGATGGAGGAGGAAGGAGCTGTGATCGCTGGGCTGTTGGTGGGCCTGAATGTCATTGATGCTAACTTGTGTATGAAAGGGGAAGATTTAGACTCACAG GTTGGAGTCATAGATTTTTCCATGTATCTAAAAGATAGCACGCACAGCAGCAAAAGCACAGAAGG TGATGGACAGATCACGGCTATTCTTGACCAGAAGAATTACGTTGAGGAACTGAACAGACATTTAAG TGCGTCAGTGAATAACTTGCAAGCCAAAGTGGATGCACTGGAAAAATCCAACACAAAACTTACAGAGGAG CTTGCTGTGGCAAACAACAGGATCATCACTCTGCAGGAGGATCTGGAAAGGGTGAAGGAGGAAAGCTCTTACTTTGTGGAGTCTAATCGCAAG GCATCAGGGGCAGATGGTACCGCAAACGGTCAAGTGCTTGGAGAAACACGCAAACAGCTCAAAGAGGAAACTCAGCTCAGACTG GATGTCGAGAAGGAGTTGGAGGTGCAGATAGGGATGAAGCAAGAGATGGAGCTGTCCATGAAGATGCTAGAGAAGGACATCTGTGAAAAACACGATGCTTTGGTGGAGCTCAGACAGCAGCTAGATGAAATGCGTACACTCAACCATGAGCTCTCCATTAAGTCACAG GGCTCAGAGGCCGGTGCAAAACAGAAAAATGACATCATCAGCCGCTTGGAGGAGAAAACAAACCAGATGGGGAGCATTATTAAACAGCTGGAGAGCAG TGAGAAAGACATGGCTAAACAGGCACGAAGCTTGAACACAGTTGCAGGAAAACTCCTTCAGCAGCAATAA
- the rufy3 gene encoding protein RUFY3 isoform X4, whose protein sequence is MSDLMPQSEAPTPTTDKITQAARETIYLCNFRVSVDGEWLCLRELNDISLTPDPEPSHEDPKDPIVIERLNLMNMAKLSIKGLIESALNLGRTLDSDYAPLQQFFVVMEHCLKHGLKSKKTFLGQNKSFWGPLELVEKLTPEAGEITASVKDLPGLKTPLGRGRAWLRLALMQKKLSDYMKTIINRKDLLSEFYEPNALMMEEEGAVIAGLLVGLNVIDANLCMKGEDLDSQVGVIDFSMYLKDSTHSSKSTEGDGQITAILDQKNYVEELNRHLSASVNNLQAKVDALEKSNTKLTEELAVANNRIITLQEDLERVKEESSYFVESNRKASGADGTANGQVLGETRKQLKEETQLRLDVEKELEVQIGMKQEMELSMKMLEKDICEKHDALVELRQQLDEMRTLNHELSIKSQGSEAGAKQKNDIISRLEEKTNQMGSIIKQLESRCKKAERERDLADEANRLFKQEFGDKIESLQEEVEQLRRQRWLLEQELRKWRENPGGHIPEALLGKTPPQRDMRQHVEDIRRELESVKKENDTLRCAFEEKSSPSSSLTLSHEDKQDQSLCKVTDPIICPMCENQDSLTTPKRQCKNCSGVFCENCMANELPLPSSINPEHVCDICYSQLLQQYSSSPS, encoded by the exons ATGTCTGATCTGATGCCCCAGAGCGAGGCCCCCACTCCCACTACTGACAAGATCACACAGGCTGCCAGAGAGACCATCTACCTATGCAACTTCCGCGTGTCGGTGGATGGCGAATGGCTGTGCCTGCGCGAGCTCAACGACATCTCGCTAACGCCAGATCCCGAGCCGTCTCATGAAG aTCCCAAGGACCCCATTGTCATAGAGAGGCTTAACCTGATGAACATGGCCAAGCTCAGCATCAAGGGCTTGATTGAGTCTGCACTGAACCTGGGCCGCACACTGGACTCTGACTATGCCCCACTGCAGCAGTTTTTTGTCGTCATGGAGCACTGTCTGAAACACGGACTTAAAA gtaagaAGACGTTCCTTGGCCAGAATAAGTCTTTTTGGGGTCCTCTGGAACTGGTAGAAAAGTTGACTCCAGAAGCTGGTGAGATCACAGCCAGCGTCAAAGACCTTCCTGGGCTCaa AACCCCATTAGGAAGAGGCAGAGCATGGCTTCGTCTGGCCTTAATGCAGAAAAAGCTCTCAGACTACATGAAGACCATCATCAACCGAAAAGACCTACTAAG TGAATTCTATGAGCCCAATGCTCTTATGATGGAGGAGGAAGGAGCTGTGATCGCTGGGCTGTTGGTGGGCCTGAATGTCATTGATGCTAACTTGTGTATGAAAGGGGAAGATTTAGACTCACAG GTTGGAGTCATAGATTTTTCCATGTATCTAAAAGATAGCACGCACAGCAGCAAAAGCACAGAAGG TGATGGACAGATCACGGCTATTCTTGACCAGAAGAATTACGTTGAGGAACTGAACAGACATTTAAG TGCGTCAGTGAATAACTTGCAAGCCAAAGTGGATGCACTGGAAAAATCCAACACAAAACTTACAGAGGAG CTTGCTGTGGCAAACAACAGGATCATCACTCTGCAGGAGGATCTGGAAAGGGTGAAGGAGGAAAGCTCTTACTTTGTGGAGTCTAATCGCAAG GCATCAGGGGCAGATGGTACCGCAAACGGTCAAGTGCTTGGAGAAACACGCAAACAGCTCAAAGAGGAAACTCAGCTCAGACTG GATGTCGAGAAGGAGTTGGAGGTGCAGATAGGGATGAAGCAAGAGATGGAGCTGTCCATGAAGATGCTAGAGAAGGACATCTGTGAAAAACACGATGCTTTGGTGGAGCTCAGACAGCAGCTAGATGAAATGCGTACACTCAACCATGAGCTCTCCATTAAGTCACAG GGCTCAGAGGCCGGTGCAAAACAGAAAAATGACATCATCAGCCGCTTGGAGGAGAAAACAAACCAGATGGGGAGCATTATTAAACAGCTGGAGAGCAG ATGTAAGAAGGCGGAACGAGAGCGGGACCTGGCTGACGAGGCCAATCGACTCTTCAAGCAGGAGTTTGGAGACAAGATTGAGAGTCTGCAGGAAGAGGTGGAGCAGTTACGCAGACAGCG ATGGCTTTTGGAACAAGAGCTCCGGAAATGGCGCGAGAACCCTGGAGGCCACATACCTGAAGCTCTGTTAGGAAAAACCCCACCTCAGAGAGACATGAGACAGCATGTGGAGGACATCAGAAGG gAGTTAGAGtctgttaaaaaagaaaatgatacatTGCGTTGTGCATTTGAGGAAAAGTCAAGTCCGAGTTCCAGTTT GACGCTGTCACATGAAGATAAACAG GACCAGTCTCTTTGTAAAGTCACTGACCCTATCATCTGCCCGATGTGTGAAAACCAAGACTCTCTGACTACACCCAAG AGGCAATGTAAGAACTGCAGTGGTGTGTTCTGTGAGAACTGCATGGCCAATGAACTTCCTCTGCCCTCCTCCATCAACCCTGAACACGTGTGTGACATTTGCTACTCACAGTTACTGCAGCAGTACTCGTCCTCCCCTTCCTGA
- the grsf1 gene encoding G-rich sequence factor 1 has translation MSAFSRSTLLLSVVRCIRRQQQFPCVETLDHIKTAQFTVARGRDVHSWPARCFAGHEVKHPWTLYQRRLFTEAPSKEDEYPPLPEYTPHEEPQAKEVFIIQAKGFPWSCTAEDLMNFFSDCRIRGGVEGIHIIHNRNGKSMGQAFIELEHEEDVCKALDLHKHYLGQRFVEVYEVTNKDAEAILKATQQCTESDGAVRLRGLPFSCSEKDIIQFFSGLEIVEDGVTIVLDRKGRNSGDAFVQFATKEMAEEALKKDREVIGNRYIEIFPSRKSEIQVQYGRGRIETSSFTPGAEDTPRTKKAANSSSISTTHNFIHMRGLPYDSTGEDIVKFFAPIRLEKVLVEYGPEGRPTGEAEAYFRTHQDAVLAMSKDREYIMKRYIELFLNSSASREEQKDESELFKLS, from the exons ATGTCTGCATTCAGTAGGAGCACGCTCTTGTTGTCTGTTGTTCGCTGTATCAGGAGACAGCAGCAGTTCCCATGCGTGGAGACTCTGGATCATATTAAAACTGCGCAGTTTACAGTAGCACGAGGTCGAGATGTTCATTCATGGCCAGCGAGATGTTTTGCTGGTCATGAAGTCAAGCATCCATGGACATTGTATCAGCGAAGACTATTTACCGAG GCTCCGTCTAAGGAAGATGAGTATCCACCTCTACCAGAATACACCCCTCATGAGGAGCCCCAAGCAAAGGAAGTGTTTATCATCCAGGCCAAGGGTTTTCCTTGGTCGTGTACTGCAGAGGACTTAATGAACTTCTTTTCTG ATTGTAGGATCCGAGGTGGAGTTGAGGGAATCCATATAATTCACAACAGGAACGGCAAATCGATGGGACAGGCGTTTATTGAGCTGGAGCATGAGGAGGACGTTTGCAAAGCATTGGATCTGCACAAACATTACCTTGGACAACGCTTTGTTGAAG TGTATGAGGTTACAAACAAAGATGCTGAAGCCATATTAAAGGCTACACAGCAGTGTACAGAGTCGGATGGAGCGGTGCGACTCCGAGGGCTTCCCTTCAGCTGCTCAGAGAAAGACATCATTCAGTTTTTCTCTG GGTTGGAGATTGTGGAAGATGGAGTTACAATAGTCCTGGACAGAAAAGGAAGGAACTCAGGCGATGCCTTCGTGCAGTTCGCCACTAAGGAAATGGCTGAAGAGGCTTTGAAGAAAGACAGAGAAGTCATAGGAAACAG GTATATTGAGATTTTCCCCAGCAGGAAAAGTGAGATCCAAGTCCAGTATGGAAGAGGGCGAATTGAGACATCATCTTTCACACCAGGAGCTGAGGACACGCCACGCACAAAGAAAGCAG CAAACAGTAGCTCTATATCAACAACACACAACTTCATTCATATGAGAGGTCTGCCATATGATTCCACAGGAGAAGACATTGTCAAG TTCTTCGCACCCATCAGACTGGAGAAGGTCCTTGTAGAGTACGGCCCTGAAGGTCGACCCACCGGTGAGGCAGAAGCTTACTTCAGAACACATCAAGATGCCGTTTTAGCCATGTCCAAAGACAGAGAGTATATAA TGAAGAGATATATTGAGCTGTTCCTGAATTCCTCAGCATCAAGGGAGGAACAAAAGGATGAAAGTGAACTATTTAAACTGTCTTAA